The Brasilonema sennae CENA114 genome includes a region encoding these proteins:
- a CDS encoding glycosyltransferase family 4 protein, translated as MKILHVTQGYTPAIGGTELLIQRVSEELVRQFGDEVTVFTTNCFNGEGFFNPKLPRLQPGDEEINGVKVRRFPVNSRISQIFRFPQKVAYRLRLPFNQHLRTIAGGPIIPGLKKAIQEYSADIIAASSFPLLHMYAALNGARESGRPCVLHGGIHPQDDWAFQRSRIYSAIQQSTYYLSNTKYEADYVIQQGVSPERVAVVGVGVDPEPFAQISSTQAKNHFGFKEQPVVGFIGQFGGHKGVDTLLQAMTLVWKFFPDVQLLLAGARTMFAEKVENIIHQLPESYQKQVKLYYNFSNEEKPLLFYAVDVFAYPSGFESFGIAFLEAWAASKPVIGCRAGAIPWVIDEGIDGLLVDYKNQEMLAEAIIEFLKNSSWATTLGNAGRQKVLSRYTWSKVAQNFREVYVEAIRPDNTK; from the coding sequence ATGAAAATTCTGCACGTTACTCAAGGTTATACCCCAGCAATTGGGGGTACAGAATTGCTCATTCAACGTGTTTCCGAAGAATTAGTTCGACAATTTGGCGATGAAGTCACAGTCTTCACCACAAATTGCTTCAATGGAGAAGGTTTTTTTAATCCAAAACTACCACGCTTGCAACCAGGTGACGAGGAAATAAATGGTGTCAAAGTGCGCCGTTTTCCAGTCAATAGCCGAATCAGCCAAATATTTCGATTTCCTCAAAAAGTTGCTTATCGTCTGCGTTTACCATTCAACCAGCATTTAAGAACAATAGCAGGAGGACCAATCATTCCTGGCTTAAAAAAAGCTATCCAAGAATATTCCGCTGATATTATTGCTGCTTCATCTTTTCCATTGTTACACATGTACGCAGCGCTTAACGGTGCTAGGGAGTCTGGAAGACCGTGTGTCCTTCATGGAGGAATACATCCGCAGGATGATTGGGCATTTCAACGCTCTAGAATTTATAGTGCTATTCAGCAATCTACTTATTATTTATCTAATACAAAATACGAAGCAGATTACGTTATCCAACAAGGAGTTTCACCTGAACGTGTAGCTGTCGTAGGAGTAGGAGTTGATCCAGAACCCTTTGCACAAATTTCCTCAACTCAAGCCAAAAACCATTTCGGTTTCAAAGAGCAACCAGTCGTAGGTTTTATTGGACAATTTGGAGGACACAAAGGAGTAGATACTCTTTTGCAAGCGATGACACTTGTTTGGAAATTTTTCCCTGATGTGCAACTTCTGCTAGCAGGAGCAAGGACAATGTTTGCAGAGAAAGTAGAAAATATTATCCATCAATTACCAGAGTCATATCAAAAGCAAGTCAAGCTTTACTATAACTTTTCTAATGAGGAAAAACCCCTCTTATTTTATGCTGTAGATGTGTTTGCTTATCCTTCTGGTTTTGAGTCTTTTGGAATTGCATTTCTAGAAGCTTGGGCTGCGAGTAAACCTGTGATTGGTTGTCGTGCTGGAGCAATACCTTGGGTAATAGACGAGGGAATAGATGGGCTTTTGGTAGATTATAAGAATCAAGAAATGCTAGCAGAAGCAATTATAGAGTTTTTAAAAAACTCTTCTTGGGCAACAACTTTGGGTAATGCTGGTCGTCAGAAAGTTTTATCAAGATACACTTGGAGTAAAGTCGCTCAGAATTTTAGAGAAGTTTATGTTGAAGCCATAAGACCAGATAATACCAAGTAG
- a CDS encoding serine/threonine-protein kinase produces MNIVCRNGHLVSAGSKFCNHCGDSVVIVQSQAVSATSPIENEDEPLQPGTFLRERYIIQQQLGQGGFGRTYLAEDTGRFREKCVIKEFMPVMKNTATLKKAEELFQREAATLHQLEHPQIPRFWEIFRQEKQIFIVVDYIEGRTYKELLEQRLQQGQCFSDTEILELLQNLLPILTYLHNRGVVHRDISPDNIILRAHDHLPVLIDMGGVKQVALEVSTLTGSGQNMMTSLTCVGKVGYAPDEQLRLGLVAPHSDLYALAVSVLVLMTGKKPQQLLDPHTLQWFWENELRLNPLLIKTLSRMLALRPSSRFQSAQEVLQVLNPIVSSNNLSKKYSQHPKNSSQQATQPSNIGRLTFVKQNWQAIPNRVKFLVPALVAITVGLIYVFWKYQPILLSLVTPTDLSRVSNLQLRSMREVQNVPQGLFNYGGAPAFAPVNSDNMKDAINRAHPEFRLRYTEPPSGNPGSSTGIEMLIKGELTFAQSARTLEDDDYNKARARGFSLEQVPIAIDGVVFYTHPSLTIPGLSVDQLQAIFRGQVTNWQQVGGPNIPIVAVGLDPKITSALKLLLGSDGDDIGSNVKVVRDFTSAIRKVAATPGGISYASAPLILNQKTIRSIAIAKTNTKHYVQPFTNNKQVNRQAFQDGTYPMTRRFFIVIRRDDSVDEKAGIAYASMLLSKEGQGIIEQTGLVAIR; encoded by the coding sequence ATGAATATAGTGTGTAGAAATGGACATCTAGTTTCAGCAGGGTCAAAATTCTGTAACCACTGTGGTGATTCTGTGGTGATAGTACAATCCCAGGCAGTAAGTGCAACCTCACCAATAGAAAATGAGGATGAACCGTTGCAACCTGGGACATTCCTCCGTGAACGCTACATCATCCAGCAACAACTCGGTCAAGGAGGATTCGGGAGAACTTACCTAGCAGAAGACACGGGGCGGTTTCGTGAGAAATGTGTCATCAAAGAGTTTATGCCTGTAATGAAGAACACTGCTACCCTCAAAAAAGCAGAGGAATTGTTTCAACGAGAAGCCGCAACTCTTCACCAGCTTGAGCATCCACAGATTCCTCGATTCTGGGAGATATTTCGGCAAGAGAAACAGATTTTTATAGTTGTGGATTATATCGAGGGACGAACCTATAAGGAGCTACTTGAGCAACGCTTACAGCAAGGTCAATGCTTTAGTGACACAGAAATTTTAGAACTCCTTCAAAATCTGTTACCAATTCTCACTTATCTTCATAATCGAGGAGTCGTTCATCGAGATATCTCACCTGACAACATCATACTCCGTGCACATGACCATCTTCCTGTCTTGATTGACATGGGGGGAGTTAAACAAGTAGCACTCGAAGTCAGCACACTAACAGGTTCAGGACAAAATATGATGACTTCGTTGACTTGTGTGGGTAAAGTAGGTTATGCCCCAGATGAACAACTCCGCCTTGGATTAGTAGCTCCTCATAGCGATTTGTACGCTCTAGCAGTCTCAGTTCTGGTGCTTATGACAGGGAAAAAACCCCAGCAGTTGCTAGATCCACATACGCTGCAGTGGTTTTGGGAGAATGAACTGAGGTTAAACCCACTGTTGATAAAAACTCTTAGTCGAATGTTGGCACTAAGACCTAGCTCACGTTTTCAATCAGCACAGGAGGTTTTACAAGTTTTAAACCCCATTGTCTCTAGCAACAATCTTTCAAAGAAATACTCACAGCACCCAAAAAATTCTTCCCAGCAAGCTACCCAACCCTCTAATATTGGCAGACTGACTTTTGTTAAACAAAACTGGCAAGCTATTCCAAACCGCGTGAAGTTTCTAGTTCCAGCACTTGTTGCCATTACTGTAGGACTAATCTATGTTTTCTGGAAATATCAGCCGATTTTACTGTCGCTGGTGACACCAACAGATCTCAGTCGCGTTTCTAATTTGCAACTGCGTTCAATGCGTGAAGTGCAAAATGTGCCACAGGGTTTGTTCAACTACGGTGGTGCTCCTGCCTTTGCACCTGTCAATTCCGATAATATGAAAGATGCTATCAACCGAGCGCACCCAGAATTTCGCCTACGCTACACTGAACCCCCTAGTGGCAATCCTGGTTCCAGTACGGGTATCGAAATGCTGATCAAGGGTGAACTGACTTTTGCTCAAAGTGCTCGCACCCTTGAAGACGATGACTATAATAAAGCGAGAGCTAGGGGTTTTTCCTTAGAACAGGTGCCAATAGCTATTGACGGGGTTGTCTTCTACACTCATCCAAGCCTGACGATTCCTGGACTTTCCGTAGACCAACTCCAGGCGATTTTTAGGGGGCAGGTGACTAATTGGCAGCAGGTAGGGGGACCAAATATACCAATTGTAGCTGTCGGTTTGGATCCCAAAATTACCAGCGCACTCAAGTTACTGCTGGGCAGTGATGGCGACGACATCGGTTCCAATGTGAAGGTTGTCCGCGATTTCACCTCCGCTATTCGTAAGGTTGCCGCGACGCCAGGGGGGATTTCTTATGCTTCGGCTCCACTTATATTAAATCAGAAGACAATCCGTTCCATTGCGATCGCCAAAACTAACACCAAGCACTATGTGCAACCTTTTACAAATAATAAGCAAGTCAATCGACAAGCGTTTCAAGATGGCACTTACCCAATGACTCGCCGCTTTTTTATAGTCATCCGCCGCGATGACTCAGTCGATGAGAAGGCTGGAATTGCCTATGCTAGTATGTTGCTGTCTAAAGAAGGTCAGGGAATCATTGAGCAGACTGGGTTGGTTGCTATCCGTTAA
- a CDS encoding energy-coupling factor transporter transmembrane component T family protein yields MDLLRSLPIGLYLEQPQTWLHKLDPRVKLIWLMSFLTTYILANNLWRVLLVVLLIVATLIARIPRRVWQQQMGWLLTFCFFILIVIAITPDGLGIKYQPRLPTNQQVLTEQSASSQSTPAPMSANKQQDYKYLLFDKGPVKVTRRSWDLAISVSTMWFTLIYSCNLYLLTTATEEITAAIESLMQPLRRLKLPVTEITLTLTLSLRFIPLVLEEIQNLIRSVMTRAINWKKLGLKGAVKVWMLVAERLLENLLLRAEQMASAMTVRGFTSPSEHRVQWHDLRLRRGDWLAIAILILFWGLRLAIGTEV; encoded by the coding sequence ATGGATTTACTGCGATCGCTGCCAATTGGGCTTTACTTAGAACAACCTCAAACTTGGTTACATAAACTCGATCCACGAGTCAAGCTAATCTGGTTGATGAGCTTTCTCACAACTTACATTCTTGCCAATAACTTATGGCGCGTGCTGTTGGTGGTACTGTTGATTGTTGCTACTTTAATAGCAAGAATCCCCCGAAGAGTTTGGCAGCAGCAAATGGGCTGGCTGTTGACATTCTGCTTTTTTATTTTAATCGTTATAGCTATCACTCCTGATGGACTTGGGATCAAGTATCAACCGCGCCTGCCGACTAACCAACAAGTTTTAACAGAACAATCAGCTTCGAGTCAGTCTACTCCAGCACCAATGTCCGCCAATAAGCAGCAAGATTATAAGTATCTGCTGTTTGACAAAGGTCCAGTTAAGGTCACTCGGCGTTCATGGGATTTGGCAATCAGTGTGAGTACGATGTGGTTTACCCTTATTTACAGTTGCAATCTGTATCTGTTGACAACTGCAACAGAGGAAATCACTGCTGCTATAGAAAGCTTAATGCAACCCTTGCGACGCTTGAAGTTACCTGTGACTGAAATAACTTTGACTTTAACTTTATCTTTGCGATTTATTCCCCTCGTTTTAGAAGAAATCCAGAATTTAATTCGTTCTGTAATGACCAGAGCTATTAATTGGAAAAAGTTAGGATTGAAAGGAGCTGTTAAAGTTTGGATGTTAGTAGCAGAACGGCTGTTGGAAAATTTGCTACTCAGGGCAGAGCAAATGGCGAGTGCTATGACGGTGCGGGGGTTTACGAGTCCTAGTGAACATCGTGTGCAATGGCATGATTTACGATTGAGAAGAGGTGATTGGTTGGCGATCGCAATTTTAATTTTATTCTGGGGACTGCGTTTAGCAATAGGAACCGAAGTTTAA